From a region of the Bradyrhizobium sp. KBS0727 genome:
- a CDS encoding TRAP transporter small permease yields the protein MLDGILKVLATIEKIASTIAAVFMFAIMIIVFGDVIMRYAFNKPFSWAYDLISLYLMAGIFFLVLSEAYTDRAHVSVDILQQKFSPPMIRLSEIVTCIVGITVFALIAYLGFLRAADSFRSSDVMAGAIPWPMWPSIGMVPFGAGLITLRLAAHLIGHVLSLATGRAVIALPAAHAAGETFE from the coding sequence TTGCTCGACGGAATATTAAAGGTGCTGGCCACGATCGAGAAGATCGCCTCGACCATTGCCGCGGTGTTCATGTTTGCGATCATGATCATCGTGTTCGGCGACGTCATCATGCGCTACGCCTTCAACAAGCCGTTCTCGTGGGCCTATGACCTGATCTCGCTGTATCTGATGGCGGGTATTTTCTTCCTGGTTCTCTCCGAGGCTTACACCGACCGCGCGCATGTCAGCGTGGATATACTGCAGCAGAAATTCTCGCCGCCGATGATCCGCCTGTCCGAGATCGTCACCTGCATCGTCGGCATCACGGTGTTCGCGCTGATCGCCTATCTCGGCTTCCTGCGCGCCGCCGACAGCTTCCGCTCCTCCGACGTCATGGCCGGCGCGATCCCGTGGCCGATGTGGCCCTCGATCGGCATGGTACCTTTCGGCGCCGGGCTCATCACTCTCCGGCTGGCCGCGCACCTGATCGGTCATGTCCTCTCACTCGCCACCGGGCGCGCCGTGATCGCGCTGCCTGCCGCCCACGCCGCCGGAGAAACCTTCGAATGA
- the dctP gene encoding TRAP transporter substrate-binding protein DctP codes for MVALLRTLAGSGLLIATTVLAQAADPVKLRVADSFPKGHYLVKLILEPWMEEVTKRTNGAVTFEHYPAQQLGKATDMLKLTQTGVADIGYVAPAYTSDKMPVSEVAMLPGAFEHSCQGTLAYWKQARTGVIAEQDYTANNIRLLLAVSLPQYRIFTVKNPVKDPADVTGLKLRSTGGAQDLTLRAIGAVPVRMAAPDAYESLSRGTMDGLLFPLESVVAYGADKLVKYSTDGVGFGSFIVSYSISDSAWKKLTPEIQKAMVDVAEEIIPSACQSVQKSDDETKKSLEAKGIRFDALSPEVNVKFKDLMKGVAKTWSEGLDGRGKRGSDALKEFDAAVAAISAK; via the coding sequence ATGGTCGCGCTTCTGCGAACGCTTGCCGGTTCCGGCCTTCTGATTGCAACAACCGTTCTGGCACAGGCCGCGGACCCGGTGAAACTGCGCGTGGCCGACTCGTTTCCGAAGGGCCACTATCTGGTCAAGCTAATCCTTGAACCCTGGATGGAAGAGGTCACGAAGCGTACCAACGGCGCGGTGACCTTCGAGCACTATCCAGCCCAGCAGCTCGGCAAGGCGACCGACATGCTGAAGCTGACGCAGACCGGCGTCGCCGATATCGGCTATGTCGCCCCGGCCTATACGTCGGACAAGATGCCGGTCTCCGAAGTGGCGATGCTGCCAGGAGCGTTCGAGCATTCCTGCCAAGGCACCCTCGCCTACTGGAAGCAGGCGCGGACCGGCGTGATCGCGGAGCAGGATTATACCGCAAACAACATCCGCCTGCTGCTCGCCGTGAGCCTGCCGCAATACCGCATCTTCACCGTCAAGAATCCGGTGAAGGATCCCGCTGATGTCACCGGCCTGAAATTGCGCTCCACCGGCGGCGCGCAGGACCTTACCCTGCGCGCGATCGGCGCCGTACCGGTGCGCATGGCGGCCCCCGACGCCTATGAATCGCTGTCGCGCGGCACCATGGACGGGCTGCTGTTTCCGCTCGAGAGCGTGGTCGCCTATGGCGCCGACAAGCTCGTCAAATATTCCACCGACGGCGTCGGCTTCGGCAGCTTCATCGTCTCCTATTCGATCAGCGACAGCGCCTGGAAGAAGCTGACTCCGGAGATCCAGAAGGCGATGGTCGATGTCGCTGAAGAGATCATTCCTTCCGCCTGCCAGTCGGTGCAGAAGTCGGACGACGAGACCAAGAAGTCGCTCGAAGCCAAGGGCATTCGTTTTGATGCCCTCTCGCCTGAGGTCAACGTCAAGTTCAAGGACCTGATGAAGGGCGTCGCCAAGACCTGGTCGGAAGGACTGGACGGGCGCGGCAAGCGCGGCAGCGACGCGCTGAAGGAATTCGACGCGGCGGTAGCGGCCATTTCCGCCAAATAG
- a CDS encoding acetyl-CoA C-acetyltransferase codes for MVDALIIDACRTPRGIGKAGKGALAGIHPQQLGATVLRALADRTGINTADVDDIIWGTSSQRGPQSGDLGRMSALDAGYDVRASGVTLDRFCGSGITSVNMAANAIMSGSEDLVIAGGTEMMSMEGRRGEGPFMMDNGNLRLRARHPQSHQGVCADAVASLEGITRQDVDQLGLESQKRAAAAIKGGHFDKSLVPVYHEDGSLALDREEYPRPQTTLEGLAGLKPAFSAIADYPLDDKGTTYRNLILEKHPGLDINFMHHAGNSSGVVDGSAAILLASPSYAKAHGLKPRARVVAMANMGDSPTLMLNAPVPAARKVLAKAGLTIDDIDLFEINEAFAVVAEKFIRDLKLDRDKVNVNGGSIALGHPIGATGSILIGTVLDELERRNLKRGLVTMCAAGGMAPAIIIERV; via the coding sequence ATGGTTGACGCGCTGATCATCGACGCATGCAGGACGCCGCGCGGCATTGGCAAGGCCGGCAAGGGTGCATTGGCGGGTATCCATCCGCAGCAACTCGGCGCGACTGTATTGCGCGCGCTGGCCGATCGCACCGGCATCAATACCGCCGATGTCGATGACATCATCTGGGGAACCAGTTCCCAGCGCGGTCCGCAGAGCGGCGATCTCGGCCGGATGTCGGCGCTCGATGCCGGTTACGACGTGCGCGCCAGCGGCGTGACGCTGGATCGCTTTTGCGGGTCCGGCATCACCAGCGTCAACATGGCGGCCAACGCCATCATGTCCGGCTCCGAGGATCTCGTGATCGCCGGCGGCACCGAGATGATGTCGATGGAAGGCCGCCGCGGCGAGGGGCCGTTCATGATGGACAACGGCAATCTCCGCCTGCGCGCCCGGCATCCGCAGTCGCATCAGGGCGTTTGCGCCGATGCGGTGGCGTCGCTCGAAGGCATCACGCGGCAGGACGTCGATCAACTGGGCCTTGAAAGCCAGAAGCGGGCGGCGGCCGCGATCAAGGGCGGCCATTTCGACAAGAGCCTCGTGCCGGTCTACCACGAGGACGGCAGTCTCGCGCTCGACCGCGAGGAATATCCGCGCCCGCAGACCACGCTCGAAGGGTTGGCCGGACTGAAGCCGGCCTTTTCAGCGATTGCCGACTATCCGCTCGACGACAAGGGCACCACCTACCGCAATCTCATTCTCGAAAAACATCCCGGCCTCGACATTAACTTCATGCACCATGCCGGCAATTCCTCCGGCGTCGTCGATGGCTCGGCCGCGATCCTGCTGGCCTCGCCGAGCTATGCCAAGGCGCATGGCCTGAAGCCGCGTGCTCGTGTGGTCGCGATGGCGAACATGGGGGACTCGCCGACTCTGATGCTGAATGCGCCGGTGCCGGCGGCCCGCAAGGTGCTGGCCAAGGCCGGCCTCACGATCGACGATATCGACCTGTTCGAGATCAACGAAGCCTTTGCGGTCGTCGCCGAAAAATTCATTCGCGACCTCAAGCTCGACCGCGACAAGGTCAACGTCAATGGCGGCTCGATTGCGCTCGGCCACCCGATCGGGGCGACCGGTTCGATCCTGATCGGCACCGTGCTCGACGAGCTGGAGCGACGCAATCTCAAGCGCGGCCTGGTGACGATGTGCGCCGCCGGCGGCATGGCGCCGGCCATCATCATCGAGCGGGTCTAG
- a CDS encoding tripartite tricarboxylate transporter substrate binding protein, with amino-acid sequence MKRIVVVALALFLAALAPAQAAEVSRIVVGFPPGQATDIIARLIAERIGPILGETFIVENRPGQGGSIALAGLAKSPPDGRTLVLAPLASMVANPHLYKSVGYDTLKDFAPVALICDLPMLLVVNPSLPVKTVPELIAYAKAHPDKFVYASSGNGTLSHLGMEDFKRRAGITMLHVPYRGSAPAMTDLMAGVVNSAMDTVAVTQPFIQSGGLRLIASGYSQRVPAFPDTPTLAEQGFPGFGLAAWLGFVVPAGTPKERVEALSAAIIKVVQSDDIGQKFVALGVIQRTAGPEGFGAFIKSEYSRWGDIVKATGARVD; translated from the coding sequence ATGAAACGCATCGTGGTTGTCGCGCTGGCGCTGTTCCTGGCCGCACTGGCACCGGCGCAGGCGGCCGAAGTGTCGCGCATCGTCGTCGGATTTCCGCCAGGGCAGGCGACGGATATCATCGCCCGCCTGATCGCCGAACGCATCGGTCCGATCCTTGGTGAGACGTTCATCGTCGAGAACCGGCCGGGGCAGGGCGGCAGTATCGCGCTTGCAGGCCTCGCCAAGTCGCCGCCGGACGGCCGCACGCTGGTGCTGGCGCCGCTGGCCTCGATGGTCGCCAATCCGCATCTCTATAAATCCGTCGGCTACGATACGTTGAAGGATTTTGCGCCGGTGGCGCTGATCTGCGACTTGCCGATGCTGCTGGTGGTCAACCCGTCATTGCCGGTGAAGACCGTGCCGGAACTGATCGCCTATGCGAAGGCGCACCCCGACAAGTTCGTCTACGCGTCTTCCGGCAATGGTACGCTGTCGCATCTCGGCATGGAAGACTTCAAGCGGCGCGCCGGCATCACCATGCTGCACGTCCCCTATCGCGGCAGCGCACCGGCAATGACCGACCTGATGGCGGGCGTCGTGAACAGCGCGATGGATACGGTGGCCGTGACCCAGCCCTTCATCCAGTCCGGGGGCTTGCGGCTGATCGCGAGTGGTTATTCGCAGCGCGTGCCGGCCTTTCCCGATACGCCGACGCTGGCCGAACAAGGCTTTCCGGGCTTCGGTCTCGCAGCCTGGCTCGGCTTCGTGGTTCCGGCGGGAACGCCGAAGGAACGGGTCGAGGCGCTCAGCGCCGCGATTATCAAGGTCGTTCAATCCGACGACATCGGCCAGAAATTCGTGGCCCTAGGCGTGATTCAGCGCACGGCCGGACCGGAAGGGTTTGGCGCGTTCATCAAAAGCGAATATTCGCGCTGGGGTGACATCGTCAAGGCGACCGGCGCCAGGGTTGATTGA
- a CDS encoding TRAP transporter large permease, which yields MILTLAMVVLFVLLAIGTPVGFAMAGSGVLGLYLIGGMPMLSGILQTAPLSAVTSYELITIPMFLLMAEFVLVSGIADDLFKATAAWVGKIPGGLGMATALAGAGFGAICGTSTASAATLSATSLPAMLKQGYEPKMAAGVVAISGTLAMLIPPSVALVIYGLLAEVNIGALLIGGVIPGILVTFTIMATVWFLAWQDPSRAPSAPAVSLAEKFRMLRVVGPMLLLFGMVTGVIYTGVATPTEASALGAFGAFVLAIWKGKINPQSLRSALLRSAHGTCMIAMILFGASIFGYFFTLTQVTQNLVAWVGGLHVAPWIILTIILFGYIVLGSFMDQIAILVLTVPIVLPLIKSLGYDPLWFGVIKIVTAEVGMITPPVGLNCFVVARYSGRPVAEVFHGVFPHFVAHLFAIAILVVWPQIILWLPIKMGY from the coding sequence ATGATTCTCACTCTGGCGATGGTGGTGCTGTTCGTGCTTCTCGCGATCGGCACCCCGGTAGGCTTTGCGATGGCGGGCTCGGGTGTCCTCGGGCTCTATCTGATCGGCGGCATGCCGATGCTGTCAGGCATCCTGCAGACCGCGCCGCTGTCGGCGGTGACGTCTTACGAATTGATCACCATCCCGATGTTCCTGCTGATGGCCGAGTTCGTTCTGGTCAGTGGCATTGCCGACGATCTGTTCAAGGCGACCGCCGCCTGGGTCGGCAAGATCCCCGGCGGTCTCGGCATGGCAACGGCGCTCGCCGGCGCAGGGTTCGGCGCGATCTGCGGCACCAGCACGGCGTCGGCTGCAACGCTGTCGGCAACCAGCCTGCCCGCGATGCTGAAGCAGGGCTATGAGCCGAAAATGGCAGCCGGCGTGGTCGCCATTTCAGGCACGCTCGCAATGCTGATCCCGCCGTCGGTGGCGCTCGTCATCTATGGGCTGCTCGCCGAAGTGAATATCGGCGCGCTGCTGATCGGCGGCGTCATCCCCGGCATTCTCGTGACTTTCACCATCATGGCCACCGTCTGGTTCCTGGCCTGGCAGGATCCGTCGCGTGCGCCTTCGGCGCCCGCGGTTTCGCTCGCCGAGAAATTCCGGATGCTCCGGGTGGTCGGTCCGATGCTGTTGCTGTTCGGCATGGTGACCGGTGTGATCTATACCGGTGTCGCGACGCCGACCGAAGCCTCGGCCCTCGGCGCATTCGGCGCCTTCGTGCTTGCGATCTGGAAGGGCAAGATCAATCCGCAGTCGCTGCGCAGCGCGCTTTTGCGCTCGGCTCACGGCACCTGCATGATCGCAATGATCCTGTTCGGCGCCTCGATCTTTGGCTACTTTTTTACTCTGACGCAGGTGACGCAAAATCTGGTGGCCTGGGTCGGCGGCCTGCATGTCGCCCCCTGGATCATCCTGACCATCATCCTGTTCGGCTACATCGTGCTCGGCTCCTTCATGGACCAGATCGCGATCCTGGTGCTCACGGTTCCGATCGTGCTGCCGCTGATCAAATCGCTGGGCTACGATCCACTCTGGTTCGGCGTCATCAAGATCGTCACTGCCGAGGTCGGCATGATCACGCCGCCGGTCGGACTGAACTGCTTCGTGGTGGCACGCTATTCGGGACGACCGGTCGCTGAAGTGTTCCACGGCGTGTTTCCGCATTTCGTCGCCCATCTGTTCGCGATCGCGATCCTGGTGGTCTGGCCGCAGATCATTCTCTGGCTGCCCATCAAGATGGGTTACTGA
- a CDS encoding OpgC domain-containing protein has product MYPSMKAEIAARDGDLRLCLLLGIAAWFLFLDHVPHNAVNLLTMRNYGFSGATDLFVFVGGYTAAILYGRMMLERGFIVTVTRVFKRLWQLYAAYVVLFVIYIDLIGYVARKSAAPEIIGEFNVTGIVDHTIRTLIYGLLLQAKPLNLDVLQLFIVLMAFFPFVLFGMMRRPGLTMAGSVGLYMVARHLDWNLSAYPDGRWYFNPFCWQLLFVLGGWLALSRAKAMRAIHALQEISLLRMAALLYLLFALIVTLAGKFPQLAAMMPEPVLDTFLPNDKESIAPYRVLHFLALAFLFSHLVPRDWRGFQWPALQPLMKCGEEWLPVFCAGVFLSFAGHFILITGPDSLAMQVLVSIAGIAAMTGVAYYVSWSRRQDLKPARSHSPDQAATLVPTAHAQYEHGSIGWPDRSSQTSSRPQSCSTDLPATMPRI; this is encoded by the coding sequence ATGTATCCTTCCATGAAGGCCGAGATTGCCGCGCGCGACGGCGATCTCCGGCTCTGTCTCCTGCTCGGAATCGCGGCCTGGTTTCTCTTTTTGGATCACGTTCCGCACAACGCGGTCAATCTGCTGACCATGCGCAATTACGGATTCAGCGGTGCCACCGACCTGTTCGTGTTCGTCGGCGGCTATACCGCCGCTATCCTCTACGGAAGGATGATGCTGGAGCGCGGCTTCATCGTGACGGTCACCCGCGTCTTCAAGCGGCTGTGGCAGCTCTATGCCGCCTATGTGGTCCTGTTCGTGATCTATATCGACCTGATCGGATACGTCGCGCGGAAATCCGCGGCACCCGAAATCATCGGCGAATTCAATGTTACCGGGATCGTCGATCACACCATCCGGACACTGATTTACGGCCTGTTGCTGCAGGCCAAGCCGCTCAACCTCGATGTGCTGCAGCTCTTCATCGTGTTGATGGCATTCTTCCCGTTCGTGCTGTTCGGGATGATGCGCCGCCCTGGCCTGACAATGGCCGGGTCGGTCGGCTTGTACATGGTGGCCCGGCATCTCGACTGGAACCTGTCGGCCTATCCGGATGGACGCTGGTATTTCAATCCCTTCTGCTGGCAACTGCTGTTTGTGCTTGGGGGCTGGCTTGCCCTGAGCCGCGCCAAGGCGATGCGCGCCATCCACGCGCTGCAGGAAATCTCGCTCCTGCGCATGGCGGCGCTGTTGTACCTGCTGTTCGCATTGATCGTGACGCTGGCCGGGAAATTCCCGCAGCTCGCCGCGATGATGCCGGAGCCCGTGCTCGATACTTTCCTTCCCAACGACAAGGAAAGCATCGCCCCCTACCGGGTGCTGCACTTCCTGGCGCTGGCTTTCCTCTTCAGCCACTTGGTGCCACGGGACTGGCGCGGCTTTCAATGGCCGGCGCTGCAGCCGCTCATGAAGTGCGGCGAAGAATGGCTGCCCGTGTTCTGCGCCGGCGTATTCCTGTCGTTTGCCGGACACTTCATCCTGATCACGGGTCCAGATTCACTCGCCATGCAGGTCCTCGTCAGCATTGCCGGAATTGCCGCCATGACAGGCGTTGCCTATTACGTGTCCTGGTCCAGACGGCAGGACCTAAAGCCCGCGCGCTCGCACAGTCCTGACCAAGCCGCGACGCTGGTTCCTACGGCGCATGCTCAATATGAGCACGGATCGATTGGCTGGCCTGATCGATCCAGCCAAACTTCGTCACGGCCGCAATCATGTTCGACAGACCTTCCTGCCACCATGCCTCGGATTTGA
- a CDS encoding S24 family peptidase — protein sequence MLDIRLIERGLEKPGKTKGGLAAAMGVRPGAVSEILSGIRLIKASEIAPIMEYLELNSVPIMGRVGAGASIEPEHEQVPPEGLGEVELPFPIAEETIAFEVAGDSMLPKYENGDIIVVFREQHHPLSSFYGEEAAVRLKTGERYLKTIERGKSAALVNLTSFNAKPISGVKLEWIGEICVTLPRGQIERLRNKALTRTRKAAKAPGGRTPEK from the coding sequence ATGCTGGACATCAGGCTGATCGAACGCGGACTGGAGAAGCCGGGCAAGACCAAGGGCGGTCTCGCCGCGGCCATGGGCGTTCGTCCGGGCGCGGTCTCCGAGATCCTGTCGGGGATTCGCCTGATCAAGGCGTCGGAAATCGCGCCGATCATGGAGTATCTCGAACTGAACTCGGTGCCGATCATGGGCCGCGTCGGCGCCGGCGCCTCGATCGAGCCCGAGCACGAGCAGGTGCCGCCGGAAGGCCTTGGCGAGGTCGAACTGCCCTTCCCGATAGCCGAAGAGACCATCGCGTTCGAGGTCGCCGGCGATTCCATGCTGCCCAAATACGAAAATGGCGATATTATCGTGGTCTTTCGCGAACAGCATCATCCGCTGTCGAGTTTCTACGGCGAGGAAGCCGCCGTGCGCCTGAAGACCGGCGAACGCTATCTGAAGACGATCGAGCGGGGAAAATCCGCCGCACTGGTCAATCTCACAAGTTTCAATGCCAAGCCGATCAGCGGAGTAAAGCTCGAATGGATCGGCGAGATCTGCGTCACTCTGCCGAGAGGCCAGATCGAACGGCTGCGCAACAAGGCGCTGACGCGGACGCGCAAGGCGGCCAAGGCGCCGGGCGGACGGACGCCGGAAAAGTAA
- a CDS encoding GcrA family cell cycle regulator, whose protein sequence is MEQTSWPPEHSDALRKHLAERLPFSEIVKAINLKFKTAYTRNAAIGRARRMGLGGPDRPQPLLQAEPPRLERIVKPRPAEPGWAALRWPTPPLKAQEPPKLRCAGVEPRHLSLIELERGDCRYPYSGDQEGEAITFCGHPRRPGSSYCTPHFHLSRDPVVPPEREAGAIWLRIVETA, encoded by the coding sequence ATGGAGCAGACAAGCTGGCCGCCTGAGCATTCGGACGCCCTGCGCAAGCATCTCGCCGAGCGGCTGCCATTTTCGGAGATCGTCAAGGCGATCAACCTGAAGTTCAAGACGGCCTATACGCGGAACGCCGCGATCGGCCGCGCCAGGCGAATGGGACTTGGCGGTCCCGATCGTCCACAGCCCCTGCTGCAGGCGGAGCCGCCGCGGCTGGAGAGAATTGTCAAACCTCGGCCGGCCGAGCCCGGATGGGCTGCGCTACGCTGGCCGACACCACCTCTGAAGGCGCAAGAGCCGCCGAAGCTGCGTTGCGCCGGAGTCGAGCCGCGCCACCTTTCGCTGATCGAGCTCGAGCGCGGCGATTGCCGCTATCCCTATAGCGGCGACCAAGAGGGCGAAGCCATCACCTTCTGCGGTCACCCGCGCCGGCCCGGTTCGAGCTATTGCACGCCGCATTTTCATTTGAGCCGCGATCCCGTCGTGCCGCCGGAGCGCGAGGCCGGCGCCATCTGGCTGCGGATCGTGGAGACGGCGTAA
- a CDS encoding LysR family transcriptional regulator: MPDNSELLKRHIRQMELRHLRAFVEVATHGSYVRAANALGIAQSALSRQVSALERAVGGRLFHRTGRGVALTEIGERVLPQGRALIADALAFEQAAKSPGDRPSGEVTLGLVPVASRAFVAGLTALLRDDYPGIRLRVLEGYSGQVEEWLATQRVDIAVYNRYRRGRVANAEAIMRADTHLIIRSSHPIAKGAEVALRALADVPLALPVRPNSLTNLLTGLAAAQHFDLDIRLEASSTSLIGETIRASDLATISPAHVFAREIASGEFSAVRIVRPTIEQTTWMSFGSHRPLSAAAEIVTRLIRKLAAPKRGPTARPRRPATS, translated from the coding sequence ATGCCAGATAATTCAGAATTGCTGAAACGGCATATCCGGCAGATGGAGCTGCGACACCTCAGGGCATTCGTCGAAGTCGCGACGCACGGCAGTTATGTCCGCGCCGCGAATGCGCTCGGCATCGCGCAATCGGCCTTGAGCCGCCAGGTCTCGGCGCTGGAGCGCGCGGTCGGCGGCCGGCTGTTTCACCGCACCGGGCGCGGGGTCGCGCTGACCGAGATCGGCGAGCGGGTGCTGCCGCAGGGACGCGCGCTGATCGCGGATGCCTTGGCCTTCGAGCAGGCCGCCAAGAGCCCCGGCGACCGGCCTTCCGGCGAAGTCACGCTCGGGCTGGTGCCGGTCGCATCACGCGCGTTCGTCGCCGGGCTGACCGCATTGCTGCGCGACGATTATCCGGGGATCCGGCTGCGCGTGCTTGAGGGCTATAGCGGCCAGGTGGAGGAATGGCTCGCAACCCAGCGGGTGGATATCGCGGTCTATAATCGTTACCGGCGCGGCCGGGTCGCCAACGCCGAGGCCATCATGCGCGCGGACACCCATCTGATCATCCGCAGCAGCCACCCGATCGCGAAAGGCGCCGAGGTGGCGTTGCGCGCCCTTGCCGATGTCCCGCTGGCGCTGCCGGTGCGGCCGAACAGCCTGACAAACCTTCTGACCGGCCTCGCCGCAGCCCAGCATTTCGACCTCGATATTAGGCTGGAGGCGAGTTCGACCTCGCTGATCGGCGAGACCATCCGCGCCTCCGACCTTGCCACCATCTCGCCCGCGCATGTGTTCGCCCGCGAAATCGCTTCCGGCGAATTCAGCGCCGTGCGAATCGTGCGTCCGACCATCGAACAGACAACCTGGATGTCGTTCGGCTCGCACCGGCCGCTATCGGCCGCGGCCGAGATCGTGACGCGCCTGATCCGAAAACTGGCTGCGCCGAAGCGCGGACCAACGGCGCGTCCCAGGCGGCCCGCGACCTCCTGA
- a CDS encoding CaiB/BaiF CoA-transferase family protein, with protein MKPSAASSASPRPSGPLVGLRILDMSTVVAGPFAATLLADLGADVIKVELPGKGDPLRELAPHKNDVPLWWKVTNRNKKGITLDLRKPDGMALLARLLGDRDVLIENFRSGTLDQWGITREWLQQINPRLTILRVTGFGQTGPYRDRPGFARIFEAMSGFTRMCGEEGGSPLHLGYPISDAIGGLFGAVGVLSALYRLKEEPAARGQEIDCSMTEAMLRTLDFLAIEYDQLGVVRTASGNRSQYAAPGNIYATGDGKWASIAASTQSIFVRLCAALELGDLLGDPRFADNPARVKNRDALDAIVGGAIARLTLAELRTRFEAHEVGFSPIYDAADIFADPHFIARETIVSVADPELGNVRMQCVVPRFSETPGAVLSAGPSIGQHNDEIYAALGLTPDEIDRLRAARII; from the coding sequence ATGAAACCTTCAGCCGCATCCTCCGCTTCACCCCGTCCTTCCGGCCCGCTCGTCGGCCTGCGCATCCTCGATATGTCGACCGTGGTGGCCGGTCCGTTCGCAGCAACTCTGCTGGCCGATCTCGGTGCCGACGTCATCAAGGTCGAGTTGCCGGGCAAGGGCGATCCGCTCCGCGAACTGGCGCCGCACAAGAACGACGTGCCGCTGTGGTGGAAGGTCACCAACCGCAACAAGAAGGGCATCACGCTCGATCTGCGCAAGCCGGACGGCATGGCGCTGCTGGCGCGGCTGCTCGGCGACCGTGATGTCCTGATCGAGAATTTCCGTTCCGGCACGCTAGACCAGTGGGGTATCACCCGGGAGTGGCTGCAGCAGATCAATCCGCGGCTGACGATCCTCCGCGTCACCGGCTTCGGGCAGACCGGGCCTTATCGCGACCGTCCCGGCTTTGCGCGGATCTTCGAGGCGATGAGCGGCTTCACCCGGATGTGCGGCGAGGAGGGCGGCTCGCCGCTGCATCTCGGCTATCCGATCTCGGATGCGATCGGCGGACTGTTCGGCGCGGTCGGCGTGCTGTCGGCGCTGTACAGGCTGAAGGAAGAGCCGGCGGCGCGTGGCCAGGAGATCGATTGCTCGATGACGGAAGCGATGCTGCGCACGCTCGACTTCCTCGCCATCGAATACGACCAACTCGGCGTGGTGCGAACCGCCAGCGGCAATCGCAGCCAGTATGCCGCGCCCGGCAATATCTATGCGACCGGCGACGGCAAATGGGCATCGATCGCCGCTTCCACCCAGAGCATCTTCGTCCGGCTATGCGCCGCGCTCGAACTCGGGGACTTGCTGGGCGATCCCAGGTTTGCCGACAATCCGGCGCGGGTAAAAAACCGCGACGCGCTGGATGCCATCGTTGGCGGCGCCATCGCGCGTCTCACCTTGGCGGAACTGCGCACGCGGTTCGAGGCGCACGAAGTCGGCTTCTCGCCGATCTATGACGCCGCCGATATCTTTGCCGATCCGCACTTCATCGCACGCGAGACCATCGTCAGTGTGGCTGATCCGGAACTCGGTAACGTCCGCATGCAATGCGTGGTGCCGCGCTTCTCGGAAACGCCGGGCGCGGTGCTCAGCGCCGGCCCTTCGATCGGCCAGCACAATGATGAGATCTACGCCGCGCTGGGGCTGACGCCGGATGAGATAGACCGGCTGCGCGCCGCGCGCATCATTTAG